The Papio anubis isolate 15944 chromosome 1, Panubis1.0, whole genome shotgun sequence genome window below encodes:
- the LOC101010784 gene encoding histone H3.3 → MAGTKQTARKSTGGKAPRKQLATKAARKSAPSTGGVKKPHRYRPGTVALREIRRYQKSTELLIRKLPFQRLVREIAQDFKTDLRFQSAAIGALQEASEAYLVGLFEDTNLCAIHAKRVTIMPKDIQLARRIRGERA, encoded by the coding sequence ATGGCTGGTACAAAGCAGACTGCCCGCAAATCGACCGGTGGTAAAGCACCCAGGAAGCAACTGGCTACAAAAGCCGCTCGCAAGAGTGCGCCCTCTACTGGAGGTGTGAAGAAACCTCATCGTTACAGGCCTGGTACTGTGGCACTCCGTGAAATTAGACGTTATCAGAAGTCCACTGAACTTCTGATTCGCAAACTTCCTTTCCAGCGTCTGGTGCGAGAAATTGCTCAGGACTTTAAAACAGATCTGCGCTTCCAGAGCGCAGCTATTGGTGCTTTGCAGGAGGCAAGTGAGGCCTATCTGGTTGGCCTTTTTGAAGACACCAACCTGTGTGCTATCCATGCCAAACGTGTAACAATTATGCCAAAAGACATCCAGCTAGCACGCCGCATACGTGGAGAACGTGCTTAA